The window TTGTTTGATGTCAAATCTCTATCTACGGATCTGCCTATGGATCCACACTTTTTGTCACCATCCGATCCACCTTTTGTGCCACATGATGACAAGTCCTCTCCCTTAAGGCAAagtcaaaaaacaaaatgaagagAAGATAATATACAGAAATCAATCACACTCTAAACGCATGTCTTcttaaaatcataaaacatgTTGATGAGACTTATGATCATCATATACACCAACCTAGAAACAGTAGGAGGTAGCCCTTGGAAACTCAATTGTATGGTGAGTGCAAAGTGTGTTCATACTTCATATACAATAAACTTTAGCTAGAGGATGTTGAGGAGTGAATAATCTCAACCTTGAgaagaaaacacaaacaaatgaaTATGAACATaaggggaaaaaataaaaaagttttactGAGTCATGTATATTTGATTGCGATTGAACTGTGCTGAATAGTGAAGATTGctacaaaagattttaaaaaaaataaaaaaataattatgctaAGATGAAAATGACAGTTTCGATAACAGTGTGGCAGGGATTGACCACCACCCTTTTGTATGGTTAATGTCCAATCGTACGTTCATGCACACGGCATAAATATATCCTTaattatcttaatcttttttagtgatgtttctaatttttgggatattattaatattaaaggtCAATCTGAAAGAGAAATATAGTGATTGTCTGAATTAATTTTGctttaaaggaaaaatacatTGTATAGATGCTTATCTTCTTAATTAGGtatgttttaaattaagttgggtaaaattatttttattaaaatttatttgaaccgTTGAAAATAATTCAGATGTTTGTccaaattaatttcattcaagaatttatattaaaaatttagaaaacatcAACTAATAATTTTTGGGTTTTCTATTGTGTCCAATGGCTCAAACAATCCAATTGATATTACTTATGCGTCCACCTTTCGTGTTCTTTTTCCtctatttgttaattaaaaagtgACAAGTGATTAGAAAGATGTTTTTCTCTCAattcattatttgttttttttctgaaaTGTTAGAATTAAAAAGACTAGGGACAAAAACCAGAGAAAGGTGATTTGGTTTTTAAATGATCTCGTCATGGTAAAGaaacacaatttcttgaatttgTAAAACTGTAACAACAGTTTATCAGTTTGTTCATAAACCTTAAAGACGTCCTCATATGCCTTACATAACCCCTTACATCTCCATTCCTCGTTAATATGGTTGTGTGAATTCATGCAGCAGGTGCGGGTTAGTTGCTGAAAAGGCTTCAATCCGTGGCAAAATTCCAAATATAAAattctatatattttaattatattaatatccaATTCTATTAATTGATGTGATTAAATTAATACTTATCTTTTTCTGCTGCAAAGCTGAACTATTTAGTGGTGTTAAATGGGCACTACGTCGTTATCATTATAAAATTGGTAAGAAACATACTTTGCACTGTCCTTTATCTTATTATCTCATAAAATTCCAAAACTTAAGCTCTCACAATTCACTCGTTATTTTCCCCTTGCTTGCATGATTTTAacaattttgtataatttaaaaatgcaaAAACCACAAGCATAAACAAATTTGGTAAATGAACTTTATCATCTTTACAATAGAAGAAGGTTAAGACTTAACATAGTGATTTGGTCTGCTTGGAGGATTTGCAACAATATAGTGATTTGGTCTACTGGGAGGATTTGCAACAATATTGTGttctaaaatgtttattttgatttcgTTAGAGTTTTAGATTTGATTAAGGTCATATTTTGGACTTGGTATAAGAGTGAATATAGGATGGTATTCACTGGTCCTTCTCTAACTAGTTTATTGATCCTGTAATTTATATCTCCCATAAATAACCATTTAGATTTTTAAATGTCTCAACCAATAACAATTTGgtctcttagaaaataaaaattctgatttaattcctaaatatgtaaaaatgtaattttaaatctGTGTACAACTTAATGATAAGATAATTTCAGAGCTTTACGGTTTAATATCAAATTgtccttaaaaatataaattcatgtcaaattaatttatgaacattttacatattttgaGAGCAAATGATTATTTACCTTTTATATCTCTCTTCCTCGTTAATATGGTTGAGTGAAATCATGTATTAGGATGAGAGTATTACTTTTACTTTGTTTAATAACAAAGTCTTTtagttaaagaaaaacaaaataaaatagaagaggGTTATCTTTTGTAACACATatctaatatgtatatatttttactaatgCGTCACTTACTAGAATTGGCTTAGTAGTATGAAATTTGACTATTTTACATAAGTCTTCGCTCTTTTGTTAACCTCAAGTtcaaatctcattatttttattaaatacacacACTAATGCATGAAAAAGGGGAATAAAATTGTTGCATGGGGATGATTGAGATTTATCTATGTTGTTTAATAATTCACCCATTATGGAATACCACAAGACTGAACAGTGCAAAAAGTCAAGGGTACAGTGGAATGGTTTTTTCTAGGAATTAATGTCCCACAGGTTGAAAATGAAACAAGGGTCAGTATTTAAGATTCAAATTGCAGTTAGTACTTAGGACATGGAAGGAGAACCAAACCCTCTCTTCCCCCTCTCTCCGCACATATTCACATGGTAACACAAGGAGACTGTCTTGTAGTGGGATTATGTAATTCCATGACCAGATCTTATATATTGACAGACATGTGAAGGACTGGGGCTGGCTATGACCAACTTTTCCTTTAGGTCCAATGGGGTGCTATGCATGTGCCTTTTCTTTAAACTATTTCCACTTTTCCCCCTTCTACCTTCGGGATAAATTACATAATTTCTTAATGATTTAATATACACATCAAGTGATgtacaacattaaaaaaaaaaactaaataattacttttaattatatcaTAACTTAAATTTGTCACTTATATATACATAATGACATATTTGAATACTAAATTATATATTCCTTAAAATTCCCTTAAGAGTTTCCTCGAGAAACTCTACACTTAAAAATGCCAAAAGACTGAAGCAGGAAGTAGTTTAcacttatttaattatcatcaattataaaagcaacaaaaatttCCAGCTTCGAGACTTGAAGGGACTAAATGGGtgtgtaaatattttatctataaaTCATTGAAGACTGCATATGTCTGTTGTATTTAAGTTGTTCACATCCCCGAAATTCTTCATAAAAGGCCATCcccactttatatatatatccctTAATTCAAATTTGAGCTTAATaggtatgtattttttttattatatttattgtaaaactcAACTAACTTATACCGAAGATGAAATCCTATAAAGGTGATATGTCAGATTTTTCAATACAAATTTGTTAACGACGATGAATAttctatataaataatatgataattaaaaaaaattattgtacgtGATAATTTGTGATCACACTGcatgataatttattataagaCGAGAACCTGTAAATATATTATCTAATCTTTAAACTCATGTGTTACAgttgttgttttaaatttttatcacaaGGCATAGAATGAGGGATGCTACTACCATATTATAGAGTGCGGGTTTTTTGTCTTTATGGTTAATTCTTATTCTTATATGCAAATGGTAGCCAAGCTctaaaggcctatatatatgtgtgtttgtGTGCACTCTTTTGGTGACTACAACAGAAGAGGCTGTACCTTCTTTTTGAAGTCTCTGTGGGTAGGATTTGGAGTGGGAGCACCAATGGCTTTGTTGATGACAATTGTAGTAGGTGTCGTCTTGCTGCTCTGTTTTTGCTCTGCTCTCTTGAGGTGGAATGAAGTAAGGTACAGGAAGAAAGGTTTGCCTCCTGGCACAATGGGTTGGCCACTTTTTGGGGAGACAACTGAGTTTCTTAAGCAGGGTCCAAACTTCATGAAAACCCAGAGATCAAGGTAACTAACTAActgcatcatcatcatcatcacatgGTTTTCCTCATAATATTTAGTTGTGTGTGTGTCCAAGGAGTCTTCACCATGTTCACTTGCATCATGATGCCTATTTgacaaatctatttttttttctttctaaacttAATAGTGTTTCTTAAATTAGTTAAACCGGATGTGAGGTAAGCACTGTTCATGCATGTACTTTGTTTCCATTAGTAatgattgttaacttttattttttacctttttgtcaaaaaaaaatggcaggtaTGGCAGTTTTTTCAAATCTCACATACTTGGTTGTCCTACCATTGTTTCCATGGATCCAGAGCTTAATAGATACATCCTAATGAATGAAGCAAAAGGCCTTGTTCCTGGATACCCTCAATCCATGTTGGATATCTTAGGCAAATGCAACATTGCAGCTGTTCATGGCTCCACTCACAAGTACATGAGAGGAGCACTGCTTTCCATCATTAGCCCCACCTTGATCAGAGATCAGCTTTTGCAAAAAATTGATCAGTTCATGAGAGCCCACCTTAGCAACTGGGATGACAAAGTCATCAATATTCAAGAGAAAACTAAAGAGGTTTGTAATTGTTTGTGTTAATCATCAATCAGAATtcatgaaacaaaatgaaaaaaaaaaaaaaacttataccaCAATTCAAGTTCCTAACATAACTTTCTAAATTCTCAAAACATTTGAAACAGATGGCCTTCCTCTCATCCCTGAAGCAGATTGCTGGAATGGAATCTGGCTCATTATCTGACTCATTGATGGCAGAGTTCTTTAAGCTAGTTCTAGGAACCCTTTCTCTCCCTATTAACCTTCCTAGCACAAACTACCACCATGGATTCCAGGTGTGATCATTGATTTATTagcaaatgttagttgttaattgttagtttttattagaGGGGGATTCGATCTTTTTCCATGTTAGTTTGCATGAAAATTGAAGatgaatgatttatttcattgttttataagttataatcactttatttgttttcaattttcttttcatataagAAGACTTTGACTTAGGCCTGTTTAATTCACTGTTTCTTGCAGGCAAGGAAGACTATAGTGAAAATTCTTAGTAAACTCCTAGAGGAAAGAAGAGCATCACATGAAACCTACCATGACATGCTTGGTTGCTTGATGGGAAGAGATGAAAGTAGATACAAACTAAGTGATGAAGAAATCATTGATCTAGTGATTACAATTACGTATTCTGGTTATGAAACTGTTTCAACTACATCAATGATGGCAGTGAAGTACCTCCATGACCATCCCAAAGCTCTTGAAGAACTCAGAGTAAGTGAAAAACTCTCTTGGTATTTTAGGTATCATAAATAGTCACACTTATGAAGTTATGATTTCTTATGTTTTTTGTGCTTACTATGTTGTGTGTGGAATATTTGTTACAGAAAGAGCATTTGGCCATAAGAGAGAGGAAAAAGCCAGATGAACCTCTTGACTGCAATGATCTCAAGTCAATGAAGTTTACTCGTGCGGTAAGAATTGTGTTCCATTTCAGTTACATTATTTAGTTGTTTTTCGAGGTGTCCACACATTTAGTACCACACAATATTCTGAATTGgtttataaaaaccaaaaaaaatagctGTTTTTGTAATGATTGACAAGAAGATTTGATCAAGCTCTTGTTAATTTTGCAGGTGATATTTGAGACCTCTAGATTGGCTACAATAGTTAATGGGGTCCTAAGGAAAACCACTCAAGACATGGAACTAAACGGTGGGTTTCAATAGGTGTTATATTTAGGTTCCTTTAGCTTTTGTAGTGTTTTTGGGCTCAAGAAgctgttttttttacttttagggcttctttttttttgtcactagacaacatcaatataaaaaatgcaaAGTTGTAACTTGAAGAGAAATGTATACCTAAGATAGtgataatatatacatatacacacctGGCAAATTTGGCCatcaattcaataaacaaaCACAAAGACAATTCCACTATAAAACAAGTTTTTCCAGATAAGGAGGtacctttccttccttttcttttgccTTTTAGCATTAAATTAAATGCGTTAGCATAaagaaatgataaaaagaagtaaGAATGAATGAAGGGGGTAGGGGGTCCTTAACGGGTTTTGTACTAACACCCAAGTATTTCACTATTCACCATAAATGTCAGCAGCACCTTCTTGTTGCAATTAACAGTGTCAATAATCCATGTTATTAATTTTCAGGCTATTTGATCCCCAAAGGATGGAGAATATATGTGTATACAAGAGAGATAAATTATGACCCTTTTCTATATCCTGATCCACTAACATTCAACCCATGGAGATGGATGGTTAGTCCAGAAACCTTTTCCTCTTATTTTGGTTatgtataaaaaagaaaatcctaTATCACTAAATCATCCAATTAATATTAACCTTCTATTTCAAATTGCAGGATAAGAGTCTAGAATCTAAAAACTACTTCTTCATATTTGGAGGAGGCACCAGACAGTGTCCAGGAAAAGAGTTGGGAATAACAGAAATTTCCACTTTCTTACACTACTTTGTAACTAGATACAGGTGACTAATTTACCTATTCAAATTCTAGACcttataaaactaaattaagtCTACTTTTTATGTAGTATCAATGGAAAAATAATCACACTATCatgaaatcataataaataaaatttttaaaataattattataaaagttaacaaattttatatagATATAAATTGTTAGATAACGGTGTAatggttttttatattttcggtATATACactatttattcaattaaatatttggtTGCT of the Glycine max cultivar Williams 82 chromosome 13, Glycine_max_v4.0, whole genome shotgun sequence genome contains:
- the LOC100779967 gene encoding cytochrome P450 85A, coding for MALLMTIVVGVVLLLCFCSALLRWNEVRYRKKGLPPGTMGWPLFGETTEFLKQGPNFMKTQRSRYGSFFKSHILGCPTIVSMDPELNRYILMNEAKGLVPGYPQSMLDILGKCNIAAVHGSTHKYMRGALLSIISPTLIRDQLLQKIDQFMRAHLSNWDDKVINIQEKTKEMAFLSSLKQIAGMESGSLSDSLMAEFFKLVLGTLSLPINLPSTNYHHGFQARKTIVKILSKLLEERRASHETYHDMLGCLMGRDESRYKLSDEEIIDLVITITYSGYETVSTTSMMAVKYLHDHPKALEELRKEHLAIRERKKPDEPLDCNDLKSMKFTRAVIFETSRLATIVNGVLRKTTQDMELNGYLIPKGWRIYVYTREINYDPFLYPDPLTFNPWRWMDKSLESKNYFFIFGGGTRQCPGKELGITEISTFLHYFVTRYRWEEVGGDKVMRFPRVEAPNGLHIRVRSY